In Terriglobales bacterium, one DNA window encodes the following:
- a CDS encoding beta-ketoacyl-ACP synthase III, giving the protein MSNVRVKISSLGTFVPPRILSNYDLEKMVDTTNEWILERTGIRERHLVDKGMATSHMATEAAKIALAKRGIEASDLDAIIVATVTPDMMFPSTACLVQDRLGAKNIWGFDLIAACSSFVYALQVGTQFVKAGTHKKVMVIGSDTMSSVIDYTDRATCVIFGDGAGAVILEPSEEESVDIFDFIHEVDGSGACSLFMPGGGSLNPPTHETVDKKMHYVHQDGQAVFKFAVRKMAEVCENLLKRNGLSGKDVDCFIPHQANLRIIKATADRVGLAKEKVIVNIDRFGNTTSGTIPLAMNTAIEEGKLKKGDLVLVAAVGAGFTVGATLLRWAI; this is encoded by the coding sequence TTGAGTAATGTCCGCGTGAAGATTTCTTCGCTGGGGACCTTTGTTCCTCCGCGCATCCTTTCGAATTACGACCTTGAAAAGATGGTGGATACCACCAACGAGTGGATCCTTGAGCGCACCGGTATCCGCGAACGGCATCTCGTGGATAAAGGCATGGCCACCAGCCACATGGCTACCGAAGCTGCCAAGATTGCGCTCGCGAAGCGCGGTATCGAGGCGAGCGATCTCGACGCCATCATCGTCGCCACGGTCACGCCGGACATGATGTTTCCTTCCACCGCCTGCCTCGTGCAGGACCGGCTGGGCGCGAAGAATATTTGGGGCTTCGATCTCATCGCCGCCTGTTCGTCTTTCGTTTATGCCCTGCAAGTGGGGACCCAGTTCGTGAAAGCGGGCACACATAAGAAGGTGATGGTGATCGGTTCCGACACCATGTCGTCGGTCATCGACTACACCGATCGCGCCACCTGTGTCATCTTTGGTGACGGAGCCGGTGCCGTAATCCTCGAACCGAGCGAAGAGGAAAGCGTCGATATCTTCGACTTCATTCACGAAGTGGACGGATCAGGCGCATGCTCGCTCTTCATGCCGGGCGGCGGAAGCCTGAATCCGCCGACCCACGAAACGGTCGACAAGAAGATGCATTACGTCCATCAGGACGGTCAGGCTGTCTTTAAGTTTGCAGTTCGCAAGATGGCCGAAGTCTGCGAGAACCTGCTGAAGCGGAATGGTCTCAGTGGCAAGGACGTCGATTGCTTCATCCCGCACCAGGCGAACTTGCGCATCATCAAGGCCACGGCCGACCGCGTTGGACTGGCGAAGGAAAAAGTGATCGTAAACATAGATCGCTTCGGCAACACGACCTCCGGTACGATTCCACTGGCCATGAACACGGCAATCGAAGAAGGGAAGTTGAAGAAGGGCGATTTAGTGCTGGTGGCCGCAGTCGGAGCAGGATTTACCGTCGGTGCGACGTTGCTTCGCTGGGCAATCTAG
- a CDS encoding DUF3488 and transglutaminase-like domain-containing protein, translating to MASSAQLGRPVPTVNMAVERYFQVSLYLLIATGFLTLIATGRLDFLSILVVTLAILFRGFLLLRKTELKIPERWTTYFTLIYVLVFVVDLFVISGSYVTASVHLVLFSMVVKLFSVQRERDHVYLALLSFLAVLAASVLTVDTAFLGAFCVFVLLAVNTFVSMEIRRSLSKARHRGSTPPTAKGDQRLWASLASSGGLIVLGILIASAGFFFVLPRFSAGYLSAYAPKSDFVTGFGDQVNLGAIGRIQQTDQVVMHVDIYGTPPRDLKWRGVALTVFDGRTWTNQANAMESYDSPSGRYAMRAIQVRNGNLPSLTENPRHIRLLRYRVIMEPIGTNVLFLAPVPVEVGGRFREIGIDQAGSITNTDRSRMTESYEAVSQVSELDPAAVSGNGPYPNDVTMMYLQLPAVDPRVRELARQVTAGLRSDTEKAAAIEQYLRENFTYTLQLPEAVPKDPIAHFLFERKRGHCEYFASAMAVMLRSIGIPSRLVNGFRNGELNDITGSYIVRAKNAHTWVEVYSTKAGWISFDPTPADTLGAPTTFSRLRLYFDAAQSFWREWVINYDFSHQRELTVTTVTKAQRTAFDFRRWIRAKYRALINDARGISVRISHDPRGWAALAVLVVVGGFLLWNSRWLVRTLKQVGIARRPGRSPQAAASIWYSRMLKTVARRGYLKPATQTPSEFVKTIPEHSLRASVAKFTEHYERARFGHSATDAEQLPSIYEEIKR from the coding sequence GTGGCGTCTTCCGCCCAATTGGGTCGACCGGTTCCAACCGTCAACATGGCGGTGGAGCGCTACTTTCAGGTTTCGCTTTACCTGCTGATCGCCACCGGTTTTCTGACGCTGATCGCTACCGGGCGCCTGGATTTCCTCTCCATACTGGTCGTGACGCTTGCCATCCTGTTCCGCGGGTTTCTGCTGCTGCGAAAAACCGAACTGAAGATCCCGGAACGATGGACCACGTACTTCACGCTCATTTACGTTCTTGTCTTCGTTGTAGATCTCTTCGTCATCTCGGGCAGTTACGTAACCGCGAGCGTTCACCTGGTGCTGTTCTCGATGGTGGTGAAACTGTTCTCGGTGCAGCGCGAACGCGATCACGTATATCTGGCGCTGTTGTCATTCCTGGCGGTACTGGCCGCTTCGGTTCTCACCGTTGATACCGCTTTCCTTGGCGCATTCTGCGTGTTTGTCCTGCTTGCAGTGAACACGTTCGTGAGCATGGAAATACGTCGGTCGCTCTCGAAGGCGCGGCACCGTGGAAGCACGCCTCCCACTGCGAAAGGCGACCAGCGCTTGTGGGCGTCGCTCGCGTCCAGCGGCGGATTGATTGTGCTGGGGATACTGATCGCATCCGCCGGGTTCTTCTTCGTGCTTCCCCGGTTCTCTGCCGGATATCTGAGCGCATACGCCCCAAAGAGCGACTTCGTTACCGGCTTCGGAGACCAGGTAAATCTCGGCGCCATCGGCCGAATCCAGCAGACGGACCAGGTGGTGATGCACGTGGACATCTACGGTACGCCTCCGCGCGACTTGAAATGGCGAGGTGTTGCGCTGACCGTTTTCGACGGACGAACCTGGACCAATCAGGCAAACGCAATGGAGTCGTACGACTCCCCTTCCGGGCGATATGCGATGCGGGCTATTCAGGTGCGAAACGGCAATCTGCCGTCGCTGACCGAGAACCCGCGGCACATCCGTTTGCTGCGTTACCGGGTGATCATGGAACCGATTGGCACAAACGTGTTGTTCCTTGCGCCTGTGCCGGTTGAGGTTGGCGGACGCTTTCGGGAAATCGGGATCGACCAGGCAGGTTCGATCACGAACACCGACCGCAGCCGCATGACCGAGAGCTACGAAGCTGTTTCGCAGGTTTCTGAACTAGATCCGGCCGCGGTTTCCGGTAACGGTCCTTACCCGAACGACGTGACCATGATGTACCTGCAACTGCCGGCCGTGGATCCACGCGTTCGGGAGTTGGCGCGGCAGGTTACGGCGGGGCTTCGCTCGGACACGGAGAAAGCCGCGGCCATCGAGCAGTATCTGCGCGAGAATTTTACGTACACTCTGCAGCTTCCCGAAGCGGTTCCGAAGGACCCCATCGCGCACTTCCTTTTCGAACGCAAGCGGGGACACTGCGAGTACTTCGCGTCCGCCATGGCAGTGATGTTGCGCTCGATTGGAATACCCTCGCGACTCGTAAACGGCTTTCGGAATGGCGAACTGAATGACATCACGGGGAGCTATATCGTCCGTGCGAAAAACGCGCATACCTGGGTGGAGGTCTATTCGACGAAGGCCGGATGGATTTCCTTCGACCCAACACCAGCGGACACTCTCGGCGCGCCTACGACGTTCAGCCGCTTGCGCCTTTACTTCGACGCCGCGCAGTCGTTCTGGCGTGAATGGGTCATCAACTACGACTTCAGTCATCAACGCGAACTCACCGTCACCACGGTAACCAAAGCACAACGTACGGCGTTCGACTTTCGCCGTTGGATTCGGGCGAAATACCGGGCTCTGATTAATGACGCACGAGGAATCTCCGTGCGGATCAGTCACGATCCCCGCGGATGGGCCGCGCTAGCGGTGCTGGTCGTCGTCGGTGGCTTCCTGTTGTGGAACTCGAGATGGCTGGTTCGGACATTGAAACAAGTTGGTATTGCTCGACGACCCGGACGGTCACCGCAGGCAGCCGCAAGCATCTGGTATTCGCGAATGCTAAAGACGGTGGCGCGTCGAGGCTACCTCAAGCCCGCGACTCAGACTCCGAGTGAGTTTGTGAAGACGATTCCGGAACACAGTCTGCGGGCATCGGTTGCGAAATTTACCGAGCACTACGAGCGCGCGCGGTTTGGGCATTCCGCAACCGATGCCGAGCAGCTTCCCTCCATTTACGAAGAGATCAAGCGCTAG
- a CDS encoding PQQ-dependent sugar dehydrogenase, translating to MYVRVSTFLLLLSLCVFTACGGSNNSSANNGNNPGTSNGGGANPGGSNTGGNNTGGGSNSGSGVAPATEAQLTIETVAQNLQEPWSLAFAPDGRLFFTEAPGRLRVVTNGNLQAEPVIDLTANNAGFQGGLTGMDLDRNFASNGYIYAHYCTTDNKCHLVRIVASGDSPTTGRLDKVLLDYPVAGFDHTGGRVKVGPDNLLYLSTGDHRQNASAQDPASWDGKILRLNLDGTPASNPFPQNPYVYALGLRDPQGLAFNAFGTLYATDHGPEANDEVDVITAGANFGWPTCIGSCNNPSFVDPAVNLSPNQPSMPPSGATFYSGSTIPGWNGTLLIAILGLDDNPSARHLHQIVFDSSGKVASQQALFVNKFGRLRDVVQGPDGFVYISTSNYKQSNLAAPDDDRILRVRPK from the coding sequence ATGTATGTGCGGGTAAGTACCTTTCTCCTTCTTCTCTCGTTGTGTGTCTTCACAGCGTGCGGCGGCAGCAACAACTCGTCGGCTAACAACGGCAACAACCCGGGTACCAGCAATGGCGGAGGCGCCAATCCCGGCGGCAGTAACACTGGTGGCAACAACACCGGCGGTGGCAGTAACAGCGGGTCTGGTGTTGCTCCTGCTACCGAAGCACAGCTCACCATCGAAACGGTGGCACAGAACCTCCAGGAACCGTGGTCGCTTGCATTCGCCCCAGATGGAAGACTCTTCTTCACGGAAGCGCCCGGGCGGTTGCGAGTAGTTACGAACGGAAATCTCCAGGCAGAACCGGTTATCGATTTGACCGCGAATAATGCTGGCTTTCAGGGCGGACTGACCGGCATGGATCTCGACCGCAATTTCGCGTCGAACGGTTACATCTACGCTCATTACTGCACCACCGACAACAAGTGCCATCTGGTACGCATCGTCGCCAGCGGTGACTCGCCGACCACTGGGCGGCTCGATAAAGTTCTTCTGGATTATCCCGTGGCCGGTTTCGATCACACCGGAGGTCGCGTCAAGGTCGGTCCCGATAATCTGCTGTATCTGAGTACGGGCGATCACCGCCAGAACGCGTCGGCACAAGATCCCGCTTCATGGGACGGCAAGATTCTGCGCCTGAACCTCGACGGGACTCCGGCTTCGAATCCGTTCCCCCAGAATCCGTATGTATACGCGCTCGGGCTTCGCGATCCGCAGGGACTCGCGTTCAATGCCTTCGGCACTCTGTATGCGACGGACCACGGGCCAGAAGCGAATGACGAGGTTGACGTCATCACCGCAGGCGCGAACTTCGGGTGGCCGACGTGCATCGGGAGCTGCAACAATCCGAGCTTTGTCGATCCTGCCGTGAACCTCTCTCCGAACCAGCCTTCAATGCCGCCTTCAGGAGCGACTTTCTATTCGGGTTCAACGATCCCCGGCTGGAACGGCACGTTGTTGATTGCGATTCTTGGCCTCGATGACAATCCAAGCGCGCGTCATCTGCACCAGATCGTCTTCGACTCGTCCGGGAAGGTAGCGAGCCAACAGGCGTTGTTCGTCAATAAGTTCGGCAGGTTGCGCGACGTGGTTCAGGGGCCCGACGGCTTTGTTTACATCTCCACGAGCAATTACAAGCAAAGCAATCTCGCGGCGCCGGACGATGACCGCATCTTGCGCGTGAGGCCGAAATAG
- a CDS encoding glutamine synthetase family protein yields the protein MFTELRNFLAIPYDELEELNLQAKKERKDRVPMHHLQEQRLKYLADEKRIKAVTVLFSDLEGRLHMLDYDKKFLLKSYDNLTFDGSSIRGFTAQRESDLRLGIDWSAFYWAPADIFGPGKVLVFGEVTDKDGSPYSADMRSVLKRFAEDLHKKQGYTLNAANEIEGFLFKGIDAERHFHETTKFEYVNTGGYYHSVPGDPLRTFIDGTAEVQRAMGFENEKDHPEVAPSQFEINYAYSEVVAAADQIQLYKLVCRQIATKMELTACFLPKPVVGVNGSGMHTNVSISQNGKNLFWDPKGEEKLSKFGWSFVDKILTSANDICLVLNASVNAYRRLDPHFEAPNQIKASAVDRGSMVRIPIGNEKSMRVEVRSVGPDANPYMVLYSIFRSGIDGDTSKIKNLRQAERYLPDNIYPAMEAFRNSAWVNKLFGEDVKGRYADLKQASADRCPRLLGTFVKAPEVQYHHYVYNQYLWNRF from the coding sequence ATGTTCACAGAACTTCGTAATTTCCTGGCGATTCCATACGACGAACTGGAAGAGCTGAATCTGCAGGCGAAAAAGGAGCGGAAAGACCGCGTCCCGATGCACCACCTGCAGGAGCAGCGCCTCAAGTACCTGGCAGACGAGAAGCGGATCAAGGCCGTGACCGTGCTGTTCAGCGACCTGGAAGGCCGCTTGCACATGCTCGACTACGACAAGAAATTCCTGCTGAAGAGCTATGACAACCTTACGTTCGATGGGTCTTCCATCCGCGGGTTCACGGCACAGCGGGAAAGTGACCTTCGCCTCGGCATCGACTGGAGCGCGTTCTACTGGGCGCCTGCCGATATCTTTGGACCCGGCAAAGTGCTGGTGTTCGGCGAAGTGACCGACAAGGACGGTTCACCGTATAGCGCCGACATGCGCAGCGTCCTCAAGCGGTTCGCGGAAGATCTGCATAAAAAGCAAGGCTACACACTCAACGCAGCGAATGAGATTGAGGGCTTCCTCTTCAAGGGCATCGACGCAGAGCGTCATTTTCACGAGACGACGAAGTTCGAATACGTGAACACCGGCGGATACTATCACTCGGTTCCGGGTGATCCGCTCCGCACCTTTATCGACGGAACGGCGGAAGTGCAGCGCGCCATGGGTTTCGAGAACGAGAAGGATCATCCGGAAGTCGCGCCTTCGCAGTTCGAAATCAACTACGCCTACAGCGAAGTGGTCGCCGCCGCGGATCAGATTCAGCTCTACAAGTTGGTCTGCCGCCAGATCGCGACCAAGATGGAATTGACGGCATGTTTTCTGCCGAAGCCGGTGGTCGGCGTAAACGGCAGCGGCATGCACACAAACGTCTCGATCAGCCAGAATGGCAAGAACCTCTTCTGGGATCCCAAAGGCGAGGAAAAGCTCAGCAAGTTTGGCTGGTCCTTCGTCGACAAGATCCTGACCAGCGCGAATGACATTTGCCTGGTGCTGAATGCCAGCGTCAATGCCTATCGTCGTCTTGACCCGCACTTTGAAGCTCCGAACCAGATCAAGGCATCGGCCGTGGACCGCGGGTCCATGGTGCGTATCCCGATCGGGAATGAGAAGAGCATGCGCGTGGAAGTCCGGTCGGTAGGCCCGGATGCAAACCCGTACATGGTGCTTTACTCGATCTTCCGGTCAGGCATCGACGGTGACACATCGAAGATCAAGAACCTGCGTCAGGCTGAGCGCTATCTGCCGGACAACATCTATCCGGCGATGGAAGCTTTCCGTAATTCCGCATGGGTGAACAAGCTGTTCGGCGAAGACGTGAAGGGCCGATACGCGGACCTGAAACAGGCTTCCGCCGACCGCTGCCCGCGCCTCTTGGGCACATTCGTGAAAGCGCCAGAGGTTCAGTACCATCACTACGTTTACAACCAGTATCTCTGGAACCGGTTTTAA
- a CDS encoding radical SAM protein: MRKVPFVDSLRIIARGSANWPAGRPIVVSFEVTDACTCYCKHCDHGGPRDESKNLKPADYRRYMEALRPCVVQVSGGEPLMREDVVEIVRNIKAGSTVPYLILVSNWSHMTEQKYLDLRAAGVDQFSVSLDFPDDRHDTFRGYPGLYAQLESLVPRLAAIGHDDIVLNSCIHAENVAEINRLGDKAKEWGVNICYSSYSARRTGCRDYSLTSPEQLALLNSELDKVEARRDDTNWIVNAPSTLQATRQFFRDGKMPGCKAGHRFLVVTSDGWLQPCSMVFQRFRLEEHARMVDEFTKTNTCDECYVSIRSYLDKTFPQLLWENVSGFLSIKASS, from the coding sequence ATGCGTAAGGTTCCTTTTGTCGATTCGTTGCGGATCATCGCTCGTGGTTCGGCCAACTGGCCCGCCGGACGTCCCATCGTCGTCTCCTTCGAAGTCACCGATGCCTGCACCTGCTACTGCAAGCATTGCGATCATGGCGGCCCGCGCGACGAATCCAAAAACCTCAAGCCTGCCGACTACCGCCGCTACATGGAAGCGCTGCGTCCCTGCGTGGTCCAGGTTTCGGGCGGGGAACCGCTCATGCGCGAAGACGTGGTGGAGATTGTCAGGAATATTAAGGCCGGATCTACCGTTCCATATCTGATCCTGGTCTCGAACTGGTCGCACATGACGGAGCAGAAGTACCTGGATTTGCGCGCCGCAGGCGTGGATCAGTTCTCCGTCAGTCTCGATTTTCCGGATGATCGTCACGATACCTTCCGCGGATATCCCGGCCTATATGCGCAGCTCGAATCCCTCGTCCCGCGCCTTGCTGCCATAGGGCATGACGACATCGTGTTGAACTCCTGCATCCATGCGGAGAACGTGGCAGAGATCAACCGTCTGGGGGACAAGGCCAAAGAGTGGGGCGTGAACATCTGTTACAGCTCCTATTCAGCCCGGCGCACCGGATGCCGCGACTATTCGCTCACTTCGCCGGAACAACTCGCTCTGCTCAATTCCGAACTCGACAAGGTCGAGGCTCGGCGCGACGACACCAACTGGATCGTCAACGCTCCCAGCACCCTTCAAGCGACTCGCCAGTTCTTCCGCGACGGCAAAATGCCCGGATGCAAAGCCGGACACCGTTTCCTCGTTGTGACCAGTGACGGGTGGCTCCAACCGTGCTCGATGGTGTTCCAGCGGTTCCGTCTGGAAGAGCACGCACGCATGGTGGATGAATTCACGAAGACGAACACCTGCGACGAGTGTTATGTATCGATCCGCTCATACCTGGATAAAACATTCCCGCAATTACTTTGGGAAAACGTGAGCGGATTCCTTTCGATTAAGGCCAGTTCATAG
- a CDS encoding aldehyde dehydrogenase family protein, which yields MSQVYRNYINGQWVECGSKKTFPDLNPANTDEVVAHFQASGPEEVRAACDAAVKARKAWAEMPAPRRGEYLFKAAELLEADIDKISADMTREEGKTLPEAKGEVKRAINIFRYFGGEGARQFSYQIPSERENVFCFTIRKPLGVVALITPWNFPIAIPAWKMAPALVGGNTVVIKPASQAPLSAWHLVDALHRAGLPAGVLNYVTGSGGTVGNPLLENEAVRAVSFTGSCQVGAGVHEIAYRRRIRVQLEMGGKNPTVVLKDSDLDYAADIVVNGAFFSTGQKCTATSRAIVEKAIYEPFLEKLIAKTRALKVGNGMEAGIHIGPAVDSGQLETNLKYVQVALEDGARLAFGGKRLTGGIYDKGYFMEPAIFTGVTPNMRIAQEEVFGPVLAVMVAEDFGDAMRIANSVPFGLSAAVVSRDLTRVHQFINGIEAGLITVNLPSAGVEYQLPFGGTKESSFGMREQGPAALDFYTETRTVYLKHNQ from the coding sequence ATGAGCCAGGTTTACAGGAACTACATTAACGGTCAGTGGGTCGAGTGCGGTTCGAAAAAGACTTTCCCGGATTTGAATCCAGCAAACACCGACGAAGTGGTGGCGCATTTCCAGGCCTCCGGTCCGGAGGAAGTGCGTGCTGCCTGTGATGCAGCCGTGAAAGCCAGGAAAGCTTGGGCGGAGATGCCCGCACCACGCCGTGGCGAGTACCTGTTCAAGGCTGCCGAGTTGCTGGAGGCTGATATCGACAAGATTTCGGCTGACATGACGCGCGAAGAAGGGAAGACTCTTCCCGAAGCTAAGGGTGAAGTTAAGCGCGCCATCAATATCTTTCGTTATTTCGGCGGAGAAGGCGCGCGGCAGTTCTCGTACCAGATCCCTTCCGAGCGGGAAAACGTCTTCTGCTTTACCATCCGCAAGCCGCTTGGCGTAGTGGCTCTCATCACGCCGTGGAATTTTCCGATTGCAATCCCCGCGTGGAAGATGGCGCCGGCATTGGTCGGCGGCAACACCGTTGTCATCAAGCCGGCGTCGCAGGCGCCGCTCAGCGCCTGGCACCTGGTGGATGCGCTCCATCGCGCAGGACTTCCCGCAGGCGTGTTGAACTACGTAACCGGCAGTGGCGGCACCGTTGGAAACCCATTGCTTGAGAACGAGGCGGTACGTGCGGTGTCGTTTACCGGATCGTGTCAGGTGGGCGCGGGCGTGCACGAGATCGCATATCGCCGCCGCATCCGCGTGCAGTTGGAAATGGGCGGCAAAAATCCAACCGTTGTCCTCAAAGACTCGGACCTCGATTACGCCGCGGATATCGTGGTGAACGGCGCCTTCTTCTCCACCGGACAGAAGTGCACTGCCACCAGCCGCGCGATTGTCGAGAAGGCGATCTACGAACCCTTCCTCGAGAAGCTCATTGCGAAAACTCGCGCGCTGAAAGTCGGCAACGGCATGGAGGCGGGTATCCACATCGGACCGGCCGTGGATTCCGGACAGCTCGAGACGAACCTGAAGTATGTCCAGGTCGCACTCGAAGATGGCGCGAGGCTAGCCTTCGGTGGCAAGCGCCTGACCGGTGGCATCTACGACAAGGGCTACTTCATGGAGCCCGCCATCTTCACTGGTGTTACTCCGAATATGCGAATAGCCCAGGAAGAGGTCTTCGGGCCTGTTCTGGCCGTAATGGTGGCGGAAGATTTCGGCGATGCCATGCGCATTGCCAACTCGGTGCCGTTCGGACTTTCGGCGGCGGTGGTGTCGCGCGACCTGACGCGAGTCCACCAGTTCATCAACGGGATCGAAGCTGGCCTGATTACCGTCAACCTGCCCAGCGCCGGAGTTGAATACCAGTTGCCATTCGGCGGAACCAAGGAATCGAGCTTCGGCATGAGGGAACAGGGCCCGGCGGCGCTTGATTTCTATACCGAGACGCGGACCGTTTACCTGAAGCACAACCAGTAA
- a CDS encoding 30S ribosomal protein S1, which produces MSNPDHPEQPTPETTESFKDILSQFEKSHARKKTEDGQRQLEGTVIAVSAESVYLDIGYKTEGILPISALSAGEELKPGDKIPVTIKGRDPEGYYELTRFKVARPKDWTALERAFAEKATIIGTVTGVVKGGLSVDIGVRAFMPASRSGVRGDAAEMEKMVEQEIRCRIIKLDVADEDVVVDRRVVLEEEEKEVKARRYSELKEGDVVQGEVRSLTDYGAFVDIGGVDALLHVADLAWGRVGKPSDVLSVGQQVEVRVLKVDTEKRRISVGMKQLQEHPWDAIAQKYKVGDRVRGTVTRVVEFGAFVELEPGVEGLVHLSEMSWSKKVRKPSDILKPGENLEAVVLGVSEAERRMSLGLKQTLGDPWADASRKFPAGSVVQGPVTSIAKFGAFVQLAEGVEGMIHVSEISAEKRINHPQDVMKVGEIVKAQVVSLDTEKRTIRLSMKQLVPTSLDEYIAEHRVGDSVTGRILDISGREARVELGEGIHAMGRVPENLAKPAQAASVGKADLSSLSSMLQAKWKGAGAGASQPEPPQAGQIRSFKIAKLDAENKRVEVEFA; this is translated from the coding sequence ATGTCTAATCCTGATCATCCAGAACAGCCCACGCCAGAAACAACGGAATCATTCAAAGACATCCTTTCGCAATTTGAAAAGAGCCATGCCCGAAAGAAGACCGAGGATGGCCAGCGACAGCTCGAAGGTACGGTGATCGCCGTTTCCGCCGAATCCGTGTACCTCGACATCGGCTACAAAACGGAAGGCATTCTCCCGATATCCGCACTCTCCGCCGGAGAAGAGTTGAAACCCGGCGACAAGATTCCCGTCACCATCAAAGGACGCGACCCCGAGGGCTATTACGAACTCACCCGTTTCAAGGTCGCCCGGCCGAAGGATTGGACCGCGCTGGAACGTGCCTTTGCTGAAAAAGCCACCATCATCGGCACCGTGACAGGGGTTGTGAAGGGCGGACTTAGCGTCGACATCGGCGTACGCGCATTTATGCCGGCCTCGCGGAGCGGCGTTCGCGGCGACGCTGCCGAGATGGAGAAGATGGTCGAGCAGGAAATCCGCTGCCGCATTATCAAGCTCGATGTTGCCGATGAAGATGTGGTGGTCGATCGTCGCGTGGTTCTGGAAGAAGAAGAAAAGGAAGTTAAAGCGCGCCGCTATTCGGAGTTAAAGGAAGGCGACGTGGTCCAGGGAGAAGTTCGCAGCCTCACCGATTACGGTGCCTTCGTAGACATCGGCGGAGTAGACGCATTGCTGCACGTCGCTGACCTGGCTTGGGGACGCGTTGGCAAGCCGTCAGATGTGCTCAGCGTGGGACAACAGGTGGAAGTACGAGTTCTGAAAGTCGACACCGAAAAGCGCCGCATCTCCGTCGGCATGAAGCAGCTTCAGGAACATCCGTGGGATGCGATCGCTCAGAAGTACAAAGTTGGAGACCGCGTGCGCGGCACAGTAACCCGCGTCGTCGAGTTCGGCGCGTTTGTCGAACTTGAGCCCGGCGTGGAAGGCCTGGTTCACCTGTCGGAAATGTCCTGGTCGAAGAAGGTTCGCAAGCCCTCCGACATCTTGAAACCCGGAGAGAACCTTGAGGCAGTCGTGCTCGGCGTGAGCGAAGCCGAACGGCGCATGTCGCTCGGATTGAAGCAAACGTTGGGCGATCCGTGGGCCGATGCGTCACGCAAGTTCCCTGCCGGAAGCGTCGTGCAAGGACCGGTGACGAGCATCGCGAAATTCGGGGCCTTTGTGCAACTGGCGGAGGGCGTCGAAGGCATGATCCACGTCAGCGAGATCAGCGCCGAGAAACGTATCAATCATCCGCAGGATGTGATGAAAGTCGGCGAAATCGTGAAGGCGCAGGTTGTTTCGCTCGACACCGAAAAGCGCACCATTCGACTCAGCATGAAGCAACTGGTCCCGACCAGCCTGGACGAATACATCGCCGAGCATCGCGTCGGCGATTCCGTCACGGGACGAATTCTTGACATCTCCGGTCGCGAAGCACGGGTGGAATTGGGCGAGGGTATTCATGCCATGGGTCGAGTTCCGGAAAATCTTGCGAAACCCGCACAAGCGGCAAGCGTTGGAAAGGCAGACCTGTCTTCCCTCAGTTCAATGTTGCAGGCGAAGTGGAAAGGTGCTGGTGCCGGCGCTTCCCAGCCGGAGCCTCCACAGGCGGGACAGATTCGCAGTTTCAAGATCGCGAAACTCGATGCCGAAAACAAACGAGTGGAAGTGGAATTCGCGTAG
- a CDS encoding TusE/DsrC/DsvC family sulfur relay protein, with amino-acid sequence MALTTNQGEGVLPVQEINGKKYEVDEDGFLQSPAIWNREVALDFATTEGLKDLSDGHWAIVNYIREYWQQNDIAPMIRRICKDTGFKLSDIYDMFPSGPAKGACKVAGLPKPTGCV; translated from the coding sequence ATGGCATTAACAACAAATCAAGGAGAAGGTGTTTTGCCTGTACAGGAGATCAACGGAAAGAAGTACGAAGTGGATGAAGACGGATTCCTGCAGAGTCCGGCGATCTGGAACCGCGAAGTGGCGCTCGACTTTGCGACCACCGAAGGCCTGAAGGACCTGAGCGACGGCCATTGGGCGATCGTGAACTATATCCGCGAATACTGGCAGCAGAACGATATCGCACCGATGATCCGCCGCATCTGCAAGGACACCGGTTTCAAGCTGAGCGATATCTACGACATGTTCCCGTCTGGTCCCGCCAAGGGTGCCTGCAAGGTGGCAGGCCTGCCTAAGCCAACGGGGTGTGTGTAG